In the genome of Qipengyuania seohaensis, one region contains:
- a CDS encoding PH domain-containing protein, whose translation MTGDLREPKRTDPRTFLVQSVSYVIRFIPAALALFVVMRDELGQLSYLMPLLGFVFVGNLVVQYLQWTRLTYATGDADIRVEKGLLSRAARSVPYERIQDVSIEQKLLPRLFGLVEVKFETGAGGKEDLSLAFLTEAEGERLREVVKERRDEEVLQAAPGIVQDNSEQVTAPLFEMGPKRVLTFGMFEFSLAVVAVIGGLAQQFEFLLPFDLWDLDGWQERLAGPGQQLAGLGPLAQIIGLFVALATLAVLGFATGVVRTGLREWDFRLDRTPKGLRRRRGLLTRTDLVMPVHRVQALRLETGLLRKLFGWHGLKVISLASDSGAANHEAAPFAQMDEIAPIVAETGFALPGKEITWHRAMDRYRLDKMLLASAVLLPVTIAAIFITPSWQWLIPAISLAWIIAHHWWRWRHDCHALDATQLYSRHGWFAPSLAIGSRTKLQSVEILQGPIARRRGYASLLLGLAGGNLRVHGMPLSEAYKWRTAILESIGKTDFSDLLEARVEPA comes from the coding sequence ATGACGGGCGATCTGCGCGAACCGAAGCGGACCGATCCGCGCACTTTCCTGGTGCAGTCGGTAAGTTACGTCATTCGGTTCATTCCCGCAGCGCTGGCCCTCTTTGTCGTCATGCGCGACGAACTTGGCCAATTGTCCTATCTCATGCCGCTTCTGGGCTTCGTGTTCGTCGGCAATCTCGTCGTGCAGTATTTGCAGTGGACCAGGCTCACTTACGCGACTGGAGATGCCGACATCAGAGTGGAGAAAGGCCTCCTCTCCCGCGCTGCCCGGTCGGTACCTTATGAGCGTATCCAGGACGTCAGCATCGAACAAAAGCTGCTTCCCCGCTTGTTCGGGCTCGTCGAGGTCAAGTTCGAGACGGGGGCTGGCGGAAAGGAAGACCTGTCGCTCGCTTTCCTGACCGAAGCGGAGGGGGAGCGGCTTCGCGAAGTCGTCAAAGAACGGCGTGACGAGGAGGTGCTGCAAGCAGCACCCGGGATTGTGCAAGACAATTCGGAACAGGTCACCGCACCGCTGTTCGAAATGGGGCCCAAGCGCGTCCTGACATTCGGCATGTTCGAGTTCTCGCTGGCTGTCGTTGCGGTTATCGGCGGCCTGGCGCAGCAGTTCGAATTCCTGCTCCCATTCGATCTGTGGGATCTCGACGGCTGGCAGGAAAGGCTGGCAGGGCCTGGGCAGCAGCTCGCAGGCCTTGGGCCGCTTGCACAAATCATCGGGCTCTTCGTTGCCTTGGCAACTCTCGCGGTGCTCGGTTTCGCAACCGGGGTCGTGCGGACGGGACTGCGCGAATGGGATTTCCGGCTGGATCGCACACCGAAGGGGCTCCGACGCCGTCGGGGACTGTTGACGCGCACCGATCTCGTGATGCCAGTTCACCGGGTCCAGGCGTTGAGGCTGGAGACGGGCCTCCTGCGCAAGCTGTTCGGGTGGCATGGCCTGAAGGTGATCAGCCTTGCGAGCGATAGCGGGGCAGCCAATCACGAGGCCGCGCCCTTCGCGCAAATGGATGAAATCGCACCTATCGTTGCGGAAACCGGGTTTGCGCTGCCCGGAAAAGAAATCACCTGGCACCGGGCGATGGATAGATACCGTCTCGACAAGATGCTGCTCGCCAGCGCGGTGCTCCTACCGGTAACGATCGCTGCGATATTCATCACGCCATCGTGGCAGTGGCTTATCCCTGCAATCTCGCTCGCATGGATCATCGCTCATCATTGGTGGCGCTGGCGACACGACTGCCATGCGCTCGATGCCACACAGCTCTATTCGAGGCACGGCTGGTTCGCGCCAAGCCTCGCAATCGGATCGCGCACGAAGCTGCAATCGGTCGAGATCTTGCAGGGACCGATCGCCAGGCGGCGCGGCTATGCCAGCCTGCTCCTGGGGTTGGCAGGAGGCAATCTGCGGGTTCACGGAATGCCGTTAAGCGAAGCGTACAAGTGGCGCACCGCCATTCTGGAAAGCATCGGGAAGACGGACTTTTCCGACTTGCTCGAAGCGCGGGTCGAACCGGCCTAG
- a CDS encoding DMT family transporter, translating into MSASAGEATLLRWRIVIPFLLTGMIWGSTWWVITDQIDGTAPSWSVAIRFAVATPAMFLLARVMGRSLAIGRQGHILAIAVGIAQFCANFNFVYRAELHLTSGIVAVMFTMLIVSNAAFGWWLLGQKITRGFVIGTLVALSGIALLLIHEAGLNPLGGSIPLGIFWAAFGILAASIANVVQANETGRSLPMVSLLAWAMLYGTIADFALAWFTAGPPQLPDRQSFWIGIGWLALAGSVVTFPLHYTLVREIGAGRAAYNGIVTVIVAMLLSTLFEDYRWTTQTVIGAVLALIGLVIALRARQTPAPALKQAA; encoded by the coding sequence ATGAGCGCTTCGGCGGGCGAGGCAACGCTGCTGCGCTGGCGCATCGTTATCCCTTTCCTCCTCACCGGAATGATCTGGGGTTCGACCTGGTGGGTAATCACCGACCAGATCGACGGAACCGCCCCGAGCTGGTCGGTTGCCATCCGTTTCGCCGTGGCCACGCCGGCGATGTTCCTGCTGGCACGCGTGATGGGGCGTTCGCTGGCGATCGGTCGCCAGGGGCACATTCTCGCGATTGCGGTCGGGATCGCGCAATTCTGCGCCAACTTCAACTTCGTCTATCGAGCCGAACTTCACCTCACCTCCGGGATCGTGGCAGTGATGTTTACGATGCTGATCGTCAGCAATGCCGCATTCGGTTGGTGGCTGCTCGGGCAGAAGATCACACGCGGCTTCGTTATCGGAACCTTGGTCGCTTTGTCTGGCATCGCGTTGCTGCTCATCCACGAGGCAGGACTCAATCCTTTGGGTGGCAGCATTCCACTCGGGATATTCTGGGCTGCGTTCGGCATCCTTGCGGCCAGCATCGCGAATGTCGTCCAAGCCAATGAAACCGGTCGCTCGCTGCCGATGGTCTCGCTGCTGGCGTGGGCGATGCTTTACGGGACTATCGCCGACTTTGCCTTGGCCTGGTTCACGGCCGGGCCGCCACAGCTCCCGGACCGGCAAAGCTTCTGGATCGGGATCGGCTGGCTGGCACTGGCAGGAAGCGTCGTGACCTTCCCCCTTCATTATACGCTCGTGCGTGAAATCGGAGCCGGAAGGGCGGCCTATAACGGTATCGTGACCGTCATCGTCGCCATGCTCTTGTCGACGCTTTTCGAAGATTACCGGTGGACCACACAGACCGTGATTGGCGCGGTGCTGGCGCTGATCGGTCTCGTCATTGCCCTGCGTGCCCGCCAGACGCCTGCGCCGGCATTAAAGCAGGCTGCCTAG
- a CDS encoding GNAT family N-acetyltransferase, with the protein MSDTIEIQHEGSDTEGRYFTPVEGSSREAELTWRARGEVRHATHTFVPPEARGQGLAARLVKAMIEDARDQDFRIAPDCSYVEGYFKRHPELSDLRA; encoded by the coding sequence GTGAGCGATACGATTGAAATCCAGCACGAAGGCAGCGACACCGAGGGGCGGTATTTCACGCCCGTTGAAGGATCCTCTCGAGAAGCGGAACTGACCTGGCGCGCAAGAGGCGAGGTGCGCCACGCCACGCACACCTTCGTTCCCCCCGAAGCGCGGGGCCAGGGTCTGGCTGCCAGACTGGTCAAGGCGATGATCGAGGACGCCAGGGACCAGGACTTTCGCATCGCACCGGATTGTTCATACGTTGAAGGATATTTCAAAAGGCATCCGGAGCTATCGGACTTGCGCGCCTAG
- the pepN gene encoding aminopeptidase N, protein MDIARTPSSPDGNIEMADAALQPHDPPEIRREDYRPFPWMVPETRLEFDLGLESTRVRSRLTVARNAKADASPTIRLNGDGLVPTSVKIDGKPTQAYTMDGDDLVLTLPGEAHEIAIETEIDPSSNTQLMGLYASNGMLCTQCESEGFRRITFFPDRPDVLSTFSVRMSGARSQFPILLCNGNRTDEGEDGDTHWAEWHDPWPKPSYLFALVAGDLVARSDSFTTMNGREVELNVWVRDGDLPRTEHAMESLKRSMKWDEEAFGREYDLDLFNIVAVSDFNMGAMENKGLNVFNTKYVLADTETATDGDFDAVEGVIGHEYFHNWSGNRITCRDWFQLSLKEGFTVLRDQLFSQDMGSEPVKRIEDVRILRLAQFPEDSGPLAHPIRPDSYREISNFYTATVYNKGAEVIRMMRTMAGEEAFRKGTDLYFDRHDGEAATCEDFVRSIEDGAGLDLEQFRLWYSQAGTPKVSVDLTHEGDEAVLRLSQAVPPTPGQPEKKPMPIPLKLALFDREGASHRGEKLVVLDTESAEHRFGGFESKPLLSINRGFSAPVTIDRSIDREELVFLAARDDDPFARYEAMQDLMVRHLVAAVGGKLSEEERRHGGESIAEAMGAILADPDIDDLMRGELMSMPGQTYIAEQMELADPGLIHAEREALKALMGSQLSEHMHRLYERAEKVPFSLDAEAKGARKLKTLVLAYAAASDPEKAAELAAYQYGRADNMTDRQGALMVLTGLEGVERTNKLLDFYNRYEGNALVIDKWFALQASSLHPKVVEHVKALADHPDFTLRNPNRVRSLYMAFAGNPQGFHAASGEGYRMIGDLILELDPINAQTAARFVPPLGRWRKIEPQRAALMREQLERIAKAEKLSRDTYEQVSRSLAD, encoded by the coding sequence ATGGATATAGCGCGCACCCCTTCGAGCCCCGACGGCAATATCGAAATGGCAGACGCGGCTTTGCAGCCGCACGATCCGCCCGAGATCAGGCGCGAAGATTATCGTCCCTTCCCGTGGATGGTGCCTGAGACCCGTCTCGAGTTTGACCTCGGCCTAGAGAGCACGCGCGTCAGATCGCGGCTGACGGTCGCGCGCAATGCCAAGGCCGATGCCTCGCCTACAATCCGGCTGAATGGCGACGGCCTCGTCCCGACAAGTGTGAAGATCGACGGCAAGCCGACACAAGCCTACACCATGGATGGTGACGATCTCGTCCTCACGCTTCCCGGCGAAGCGCACGAGATCGCGATCGAAACAGAAATCGACCCTTCCTCCAACACGCAGCTGATGGGGCTCTATGCCTCGAACGGGATGCTCTGCACGCAGTGCGAATCGGAAGGGTTCCGGCGGATAACCTTCTTCCCAGACCGACCCGATGTGCTCAGCACCTTCAGCGTTCGGATGAGCGGTGCGAGGAGCCAGTTCCCGATCCTGCTGTGCAACGGCAACCGGACCGACGAAGGAGAGGACGGCGACACCCACTGGGCAGAGTGGCACGACCCCTGGCCCAAACCTTCCTACCTCTTTGCGCTGGTGGCTGGCGACCTCGTCGCCCGCAGCGACAGCTTTACCACCATGAACGGCCGCGAAGTCGAATTGAACGTGTGGGTTCGCGACGGCGACCTGCCCCGGACAGAGCACGCGATGGAAAGCCTCAAGCGCTCGATGAAATGGGACGAGGAAGCTTTCGGGCGCGAATACGATCTCGACCTGTTCAACATCGTCGCGGTCTCGGACTTCAACATGGGCGCCATGGAGAACAAGGGCCTCAACGTCTTCAATACGAAATACGTGCTGGCTGACACGGAAACCGCGACCGACGGCGACTTCGATGCTGTCGAGGGCGTTATCGGCCACGAATACTTCCACAACTGGTCGGGCAACCGCATCACCTGCCGAGACTGGTTCCAGCTCTCGCTGAAGGAAGGCTTTACTGTTCTGCGCGACCAGCTCTTCAGCCAGGACATGGGCAGCGAGCCGGTGAAGCGGATCGAGGATGTCCGCATCCTGCGCCTTGCCCAGTTCCCCGAGGACTCGGGCCCGCTGGCGCATCCGATCCGTCCGGACAGCTATCGCGAAATCAGCAATTTCTACACGGCGACAGTCTACAACAAGGGCGCCGAGGTCATTCGCATGATGCGAACGATGGCCGGAGAAGAGGCTTTTCGCAAAGGCACTGATCTCTATTTCGATCGCCACGATGGCGAAGCGGCTACCTGCGAGGATTTCGTCCGGTCTATCGAAGATGGCGCGGGTCTCGACCTTGAGCAATTCCGCCTGTGGTACTCGCAAGCCGGCACGCCGAAAGTCTCGGTAGACTTAACCCACGAGGGCGACGAGGCGGTCCTGAGACTTAGCCAGGCAGTTCCGCCGACGCCGGGTCAACCCGAGAAAAAGCCGATGCCGATACCCTTGAAGCTGGCATTGTTCGACCGTGAGGGTGCGTCGCACCGGGGCGAAAAGCTGGTCGTACTCGATACCGAGTCGGCCGAGCACCGGTTCGGCGGCTTCGAGAGCAAACCCCTCCTGTCGATCAATCGCGGCTTTTCCGCCCCGGTTACCATCGACCGCTCGATCGACCGCGAAGAGCTCGTCTTTCTTGCGGCGAGAGACGATGATCCGTTCGCGCGTTACGAAGCGATGCAGGACCTGATGGTCCGACATCTCGTGGCGGCCGTTGGCGGCAAGCTGTCCGAAGAAGAGCGGCGACATGGAGGCGAAAGTATCGCTGAAGCGATGGGCGCCATCCTTGCCGATCCCGACATCGACGACCTCATGCGCGGCGAGCTGATGAGCATGCCGGGTCAGACCTATATTGCCGAACAGATGGAGCTGGCCGATCCGGGCCTCATCCATGCCGAGCGCGAAGCGCTGAAGGCATTGATGGGTAGTCAGCTCTCCGAGCACATGCATCGCCTCTACGAGAGGGCCGAAAAGGTCCCGTTCTCGCTCGACGCTGAAGCCAAGGGCGCTCGCAAGCTGAAAACTTTGGTCCTTGCCTATGCTGCAGCCAGCGATCCCGAGAAGGCCGCCGAATTGGCGGCATACCAGTACGGCCGGGCCGACAACATGACCGACCGGCAGGGGGCGCTGATGGTGCTCACAGGACTTGAAGGTGTGGAGCGTACGAACAAGCTGCTCGACTTCTACAACCGCTACGAGGGCAATGCCCTCGTAATCGATAAGTGGTTCGCGCTGCAGGCCTCCTCGCTCCATCCCAAGGTGGTCGAGCATGTGAAGGCCCTTGCCGACCATCCCGATTTTACCCTGCGCAATCCCAACCGCGTGCGGTCGCTCTACATGGCATTTGCTGGCAACCCGCAAGGCTTCCATGCGGCCAGCGGCGAGGGCTACCGGATGATCGGCGATCTCATTCTCGAG
- a CDS encoding Rossmann-fold NAD(P)-binding domain-containing protein gives MARLFIFGLGYTAGRIAQAVRSSGWHVDATGSSGNISFEDTESVVRALGSASHVLSSVPPADGTDPVLDRYRSELEGKWLGYLSSTGVYGDAKGAWVDESTPTGSGRRTVRAECDARWLEFGARAFRLPGIYGPGRSAFERVRDGKAHRIDLPQQVFSRIHVDDIVSGVVAAIETNAPGGAYNLADDLPTSQNAVIEEACRLLGKEPPPLMSVEEADLSPMARGFYAENRRVANGKAKRLLGWTPRYPTYREGLGSLL, from the coding sequence ATGGCTCGATTGTTCATCTTCGGTCTCGGCTACACGGCAGGGCGAATTGCGCAAGCGGTGCGCAGTTCAGGCTGGCACGTCGATGCCACCGGAAGCTCAGGAAATATCTCCTTCGAGGACACGGAATCGGTGGTCCGCGCTTTGGGCTCGGCCAGCCATGTGCTGAGTTCCGTGCCTCCCGCCGATGGCACCGATCCGGTCCTGGATCGATATCGCAGCGAGTTGGAGGGCAAGTGGCTCGGCTACCTCTCTTCCACCGGCGTCTATGGAGATGCCAAGGGCGCATGGGTCGACGAAAGCACGCCCACGGGCAGTGGTCGCCGCACGGTGCGCGCAGAATGCGATGCGCGATGGCTGGAATTCGGTGCTCGAGCATTTCGTCTGCCCGGTATCTACGGTCCGGGCCGCAGCGCTTTCGAAAGAGTGCGCGATGGCAAGGCGCACCGCATCGACCTGCCCCAGCAGGTCTTCAGCCGAATCCACGTCGACGACATCGTCTCGGGCGTCGTCGCGGCAATCGAAACGAATGCTCCAGGCGGTGCCTACAATCTCGCAGACGACCTGCCCACCAGCCAGAATGCAGTGATCGAGGAAGCGTGCCGCCTCTTGGGGAAGGAGCCGCCACCGCTGATGTCGGTTGAGGAAGCCGACCTGTCGCCCATGGCTCGCGGTTTCTATGCCGAGAACCGCCGAGTCGCTAACGGCAAGGCCAAGCGGTTGCTCGGCTGGACGCCGCGCTACCCGACCTATCGCGAAGGCCTAGGCAGCCTGCTTTAA
- a CDS encoding threonine aldolase family protein — translation MTSQAQFLSDNAASVHPAVWDALRAADASDAPYDGDAHSAALDDKFSTLFGRECEVLWVATGTAANCLALATMVQPHGGVVCHEEAHIEVDEGGAPGFYLHGAKLLLAQGDGAKLSPDGIRAVMDPIRDDVHQVQPHAISITQASEYGRVYRPDEVAAISALAKERGVGLHMDGARFANAVAHLGVSAGEVAGDVDALSFGFVKNGGMIAEAIVFFDRGLADVARYRRKRAGHLQSKGRYLAAQLHAMLDGDVWLHNARSANAAAQEIAGACGDRLIHAVEANEVFVRCTAEEREALRARGFGFYDWGDDAARFVTAWNTSDVDARALASAISGL, via the coding sequence ATGACGAGCCAGGCCCAGTTCCTTTCCGACAATGCAGCCAGCGTCCATCCAGCCGTGTGGGACGCGTTGCGCGCGGCCGATGCGAGCGATGCGCCCTATGATGGCGATGCGCACAGCGCGGCGCTCGACGACAAGTTTTCGACGTTGTTCGGCCGCGAATGCGAAGTCCTGTGGGTTGCAACGGGGACTGCCGCCAACTGTCTCGCCCTGGCTACGATGGTCCAACCGCACGGCGGCGTCGTGTGTCACGAGGAGGCGCATATCGAGGTGGACGAAGGCGGTGCGCCCGGCTTCTACCTGCATGGCGCCAAGTTGCTGCTGGCCCAAGGCGATGGAGCCAAGCTGTCGCCGGATGGCATTCGCGCAGTGATGGATCCAATCCGCGACGATGTGCACCAGGTCCAGCCGCACGCGATCTCGATCACCCAGGCGAGCGAGTACGGGCGCGTCTACCGGCCCGATGAAGTCGCTGCGATCTCTGCTCTCGCGAAGGAACGCGGGGTTGGCCTGCACATGGATGGTGCGCGGTTCGCCAATGCCGTGGCTCACCTCGGCGTCTCGGCGGGCGAGGTGGCTGGCGATGTCGATGCGCTAAGCTTCGGTTTCGTGAAGAACGGCGGGATGATTGCCGAGGCGATCGTGTTCTTCGATCGCGGACTGGCGGATGTCGCACGGTATCGGCGCAAGCGGGCGGGTCATTTGCAGAGCAAGGGGCGGTATCTCGCGGCCCAGCTCCACGCCATGCTCGATGGCGATGTATGGCTTCACAATGCACGCTCCGCGAATGCCGCCGCGCAGGAAATTGCCGGTGCCTGCGGCGATCGATTGATTCATGCGGTCGAGGCCAACGAGGTATTCGTGCGCTGCACCGCCGAAGAGCGCGAGGCTTTGAGGGCCAGAGGGTTCGGCTTCTACGACTGGGGTGACGACGCAGCGCGCTTCGTAACCGCCTGGAACACGAGCGACGTCGATGCGCGAGCGCTTGCTTCCGCGATCTCCGGCTTATGA